Proteins encoded within one genomic window of Deltaproteobacteria bacterium:
- a CDS encoding 1-acyl-sn-glycerol-3-phosphate acyltransferase: MSTGIVPAISRGEVRGGEVGSTASVLLSALKLVLVAIHTVILAPVVVALAVLDQRAGYRICQLWVRLNLLIYGLRVRATRLAPLDPSLAHVFMSNHRSQLDILAMVKALEDFQLRWVAKVELTRVPLFGWALKHSGHIIIDRRNHVQAIASLRTARTKMLEGVSVMIFPEGTRATLDGPLLPFKKGGFMLALETGFPIVPIAVRGSGELLPRGSWQPASGEIEVIVGAPIPVEGVDRDELIERVRAFMVAQLGARAGTADPPTAAAL, from the coding sequence ATGTCGACGGGAATCGTGCCAGCTATTTCACGGGGTGAGGTGCGGGGCGGGGAGGTGGGAAGCACCGCCTCGGTCCTTCTCTCCGCCCTGAAGCTGGTCCTCGTCGCGATCCACACGGTCATCCTCGCGCCCGTGGTGGTGGCGCTCGCGGTCCTCGACCAGCGCGCCGGCTATCGTATCTGCCAGCTCTGGGTGCGTCTCAACCTGCTCATCTATGGCCTGCGCGTCCGGGCCACCCGGCTCGCCCCTCTCGACCCGTCGCTGGCCCACGTCTTCATGTCCAACCACCGCAGCCAGCTCGACATCCTGGCCATGGTGAAGGCGCTCGAGGACTTCCAGCTCCGCTGGGTGGCCAAGGTCGAGTTGACCCGCGTGCCCCTCTTCGGCTGGGCCCTCAAGCACAGCGGGCACATCATCATCGACCGCCGCAACCACGTGCAGGCGATCGCCAGCCTGCGCACCGCGCGCACCAAGATGCTCGAGGGCGTCTCGGTCATGATCTTTCCCGAGGGCACCCGCGCCACGCTCGACGGACCGCTCCTCCCCTTCAAGAAGGGGGGCTTCATGCTCGCGCTCGAGACCGGCTTCCCGATCGTGCCGATCGCCGTGCGCGGGAGCGGCGAGCTCCTGCCGCGCGGCTCCTGGCAGCCCGCCTCGGGCGAGATCGAGGTGATCGTCGGTGCGCCCATCCCGGTCGAGGGCGTCGACCGGGACGAGCTGATCGAGCGTGTACGGGCCTTCATGGTGGCTCAGCTCGGCGCCCGCGCCGGCACGGCGGATCCCCCGACCGCGGCCGCGCTATGA
- a CDS encoding single-stranded DNA-binding protein yields MSVNKALLIGNLGKDPEVRFTASGRAVARFPVATSEVWTDAEGQRQERTEWHNVVVWGKQAETCGQYLAKGRQVYVEGSIRTRQYDDKEGNRRYITEIVAQRVQFLGGGGRGAEAPRGVAAAEEPPVGAPAAAEDDDIPF; encoded by the coding sequence ATGTCGGTGAACAAGGCGCTGTTGATTGGCAATCTCGGGAAGGATCCGGAGGTGCGTTTCACGGCGAGCGGGCGCGCGGTGGCGCGCTTCCCGGTCGCGACCAGCGAGGTGTGGACCGATGCCGAGGGCCAGCGCCAGGAGCGCACCGAGTGGCACAACGTGGTGGTGTGGGGGAAGCAGGCGGAGACCTGCGGCCAGTACCTCGCCAAGGGCCGGCAGGTCTACGTCGAGGGCTCGATCCGCACCCGCCAGTACGACGACAAGGAAGGCAACCGCCGCTACATCACCGAGATCGTCGCGCAGCGTGTGCAGTTCCTGGGCGGCGGGGGGCGCGGCGCGGAGGCGCCGCGCGGCGTGGCGGCCGCCGAGGAGCCGCCGGTCGGCGCCCCGGCCGCGGCCGAGGACGACGACATCCCGTTCTGA
- the radC gene encoding DNA repair protein RadC, which yields MEEEARAETGRGTRERLLIAGGGALSDAELLALVLDAGTETDADLDLAERMLRAAGGLARLDRLDRHACAALGRLWPRRVALVRAALELGRRAAAEPLAAGSPVRGAAAVYGHFSGRLPQLEREVFYVLLLDGKNRVQGEVRVSEGSLTAALVHPREVFVPAIRAAAAALVLVHNHPSGDPTPSAEDSAITQRLRQVGELVGIRVLDHVVIGRGRWASMAEEGRW from the coding sequence GTGGAGGAGGAGGCACGGGCAGAGACCGGGCGCGGCACGCGTGAGCGGCTGCTGATCGCGGGTGGCGGCGCGTTGAGCGACGCCGAGCTGCTCGCGCTCGTGCTCGACGCGGGGACCGAGACCGACGCGGATCTCGATCTCGCCGAGCGCATGCTCCGCGCCGCCGGCGGCCTCGCGCGCCTCGACCGGCTCGATCGCCACGCGTGCGCCGCGCTCGGCCGCCTCTGGCCGCGCCGGGTGGCGCTCGTCCGCGCCGCCCTCGAGCTCGGCAGGCGCGCGGCCGCCGAGCCGCTCGCGGCGGGGAGCCCCGTGCGCGGCGCGGCGGCCGTCTACGGGCATTTCAGCGGCCGCCTTCCGCAGCTCGAGCGCGAAGTGTTCTACGTGCTCCTCCTCGACGGCAAGAACCGCGTGCAGGGCGAGGTGCGGGTCTCCGAGGGCTCGCTCACGGCGGCGCTCGTCCACCCGCGCGAGGTGTTCGTGCCGGCGATCCGCGCGGCCGCTGCCGCCCTGGTCCTCGTCCACAACCATCCGAGCGGCGACCCGACGCCGTCAGCCGAGGACTCGGCCATCACGCAGCGCCTGCGCCAGGTGGGCGAGCTGGTCGGCATCCGCGTGCTCGACCACGTGGTCATCGGCCGCGGCCGCTGGGCGAGCATGGCGGAGGAGGGGCGGTGGTGA